In Camelina sativa cultivar DH55 chromosome 16, Cs, whole genome shotgun sequence, a single window of DNA contains:
- the LOC104751777 gene encoding uncharacterized protein LOC104751777: MGDTDTNMMQRVNSSSGTSSSSIPKQVKPNLLHLNPALLRSQHHQFRQPFSGPPPLPIPPVSPYSQIPATLQLKHSRSLSQPSSYFSFDSFSPFNPSPPPVSVSVEEKTGAGFTPSLPPSPFTMCHSSSSRNAGDGENLPPRKSHRRSSSDVTFGFSSTVAQNQKSPPLAPSRSLERSISGGEVSDRSSLVKEEPREGFVKARKSEGEAAAAMDDVFTAYMNLDNIDVLNSFGGEDGKNGNGNVEEMESSRGSGTKKTNGGSSSDSEGESSASGNVKAAASSSSGVKRRAGGDIGHNRSVSMDSSFMGKLSFGDEKLPPSSAKVSPTNSAEGNSSAYSVEFGNSEFTAAEMKKIAADEKLAEIVMADPKRVKRILANRVSAARSKERKTRYMAELEHKVQTLQTEATTISAQLTHLQRDSMGLTNQNSELKFRLQAMEQQAQLRDALSEKLTEEVQRLKRVIGELNRRQSGSSESNISKTSLNPEMFQQLSISQLQHQQMHHHFNQNNSTMKAKHTSNE; the protein is encoded by the exons ATGGGTGATACAGATACCAATATGATGCAGAGAGTGAATTCATCTTCTGGTACATCGTCTTCTTCGATCCCTAAACAGGTAAAGCCTAATCTTCTTCACTTGAATCCTGCTCTTCTCCGCTCTCAGCACCACCAATTCCGTCAGCCTTTCTCCGGACCTCCTCCGCTGCCCATTCCTCCTGTTTCTCCTTACTCTCAGATCCCCGCTACTTTACAACTTAAGCATTCTCGCTCTCTGTCTCAGCCTTCGTCTTACTTCTCCTTTGATTCGTTCTCGCCGTTCAATCCTTCTCCCCCGCCGGTTTCGGTGTCGGTGGAGGAGAAAACCGGTGCCGGGTTCACTCCTTCCCTGCCTCCGTCGCCGTTCACGATGTGTCATTCTTCCAGCTCTAGGAACGCCGGAGATGGGGAGAATCTGCCGCCGAGGAAGTCTCATAGGCGTTCGAGTAGTGATGTTACTTTTGGGTTTAGTTCAACGGTGGCTCAGAATCAAAAGTCTCCACCTTTGGCCCCTTCCAGGTCTCTGGAGAGATCCATCTCTGGTGGTGAGGTTTCAGATCGGTCTAGTTTGGTGAAGGAAGAACCAAGAGAAGGCTTCGTCAAGGCAAGAAAATCAGAGGGTGAAGCAGCAGCAGCTATGGACGATGTTTTCACGGCTTACATGAACCTTGATAACATTGATGTCTTGAATTCTTTTGGGGGCGAAGATGGGAAGAATGGTAACGGGAATGTGGAGGAGATGGAGAGCAGTAGAGGTAGCGGGACGAAGAAGACAAATGGGGGAAGTAGTAGTGATTCCGAAGGAGAAAGCAGTGCGAGTGGGAATGTGAAAGCTGCAGCGAGTTCTTCTTCAGGGGTGAAGAGAAGAGCCGGTGGAGACATTGGACATAACCGGAGTGTTTCTATGGATAGTAGTTTCATGGGGAAGTTGAGTTTTGGTGATGAAAAGCTTCCACCTTCATCCGCTAAAGTTTCCCCAACCAATTCAGCTGAAGGGAATTCAAGTGCTTACAGTGTCGAATTTGGAAACAGTGAGTTTACTGCAGCTGAAATGAAAAAGATTGCAGCTGATGAGAAACTCGCTGAGATTGTTATGGCTGACCCTAAGCGTGTGAAAAG AATCTTGGCGAATCGTGTGTCTGCTGCACGCTCAAAGGAGCGGAAGACGCGATATATGGCAGAGTTAGAACACAAGGTGCAGACTCTTCAGACGGAAGCCACTACCATATCGGCTCAGCTCACGCATTTGCAG AGAGATTCAATGGGGTTGACGAACCAAAACAGTGAGCTGAAGTTTCGTCTTCAAGCTATGGAGCAGCAGGCACAACTCCGCGATG CTCTGTCTGAGAAACTGACTGAAGAAGTCCAGCGCTTGAAACGGGTGATTGGGGAGCTGAACCGCAGGCAAAGTGGCAGCAGCGAATCTAACATATCAAAGACGTCACTAAACCCAGAGATGTTTCAGCAGCTTAGCATCAGCCAGTTACAACACCAGCAGATGCATCATCATTTCAATCAGAATAATAGCACCATGAAAGCAAAGCACACCTCAAACGAATAG